One genomic window of Numida meleagris isolate 19003 breed g44 Domestic line chromosome 1, NumMel1.0, whole genome shotgun sequence includes the following:
- the BIRC2 gene encoding baculoviral IAP repeat-containing protein 2 yields MHTTTSQRKTCPIFFQQQFIMNIMDSSPLAGVMKQSAQCGELKYDLSCELYRMSTFSTFPVNVPVSERRLARAGFYYTGVQDKVKCFSCGLVLDNWQPGDNAMEKHKQVYPSCSFVQNTLSFNNLGLSTHSAFSPLVTSNLSPSLRSMTLSPSFEQVGYFSGSFSSFPQDPITTRAAEDLSHLRSKLHNPSMSTEEARLRTFLTWPLMFLSPTDLAKAGLYYLGTADKVACFTCGGQLSNWEPKDNAMSEHRRHFPNCPFVENLTRDQPSFNVSNVTMQTHEARVKTFINWPTRIPVQPEQLADAGFYYVGRNDDVKCFCCDGGLRCWESGDDPWIEHAKWFPRCEYLLRVKGGEFVSQVQARFPHLLEQLLSTSDTPVDENMDPIIHFEPGESPSEDAIMMNTPVVKAALEMGFSRRLIKQTVQSKILATEENYKTVNDLVSDLLTAEDEKREEEKERQFEEVASDDLSLIRKNRMALFQRLTCVLPILGSLLSAKAITELEHDVIKQKTQTPLQARELIDTVLVKGNAAASIFRNCLKDCDPALYRDLFVEKSMKYVPTEDVSGLPMEEQLRRLQEERTCKVCMDKEVSIVFIPCGHLVVCKECAPSLRKCPICRGTIKGTVRTFLS; encoded by the exons ATGCACACAACTACCTCCCAGAGGAAGACTtgtcccatttttttccaacaacaGTTCATTATGAACATAATGGATAGTAGCCCTTTGGCTGGTGTGATGAAGCAGAGTGCTCAGTGTGGGGAACTGAAGTATGACTTATCCTGTGAGCTCTACAGAATGTCAACGTTTTCTACGTTCCCTGTTAATGTGCCGGTGTCAGAACGGAGGCTCGCCCGGGCTGGGTTTTATTACACCGGTGTCCAAGATAAAGTCAAATGCTTCAGTTGTGGCTTAGTGTTGGACAACTGGCAGCCAGGAGATAATGCTATGGAGAAGCATAAACAGGTGTATCCTAGCTGCAGTTTTGTTCAAAACACACTTTCATTTAACAACCTTGGACTGTCCACTCATTCTGCCTTTTCACCTCTGGTCACAAGCAATCTTTCACCATCTCTACGTTCCATGACACTTTCTCCAAGCTTTGAACAAGTTGGCTATTTCAGTGgctctttttccagttttcctcaAGACCCAATAACTACTAGGGCTGCCGAAGACCTCTCACACTTGAGATCTAAGCTTCACAACCCTTCTATGAGTACAGAAGAAGCTAGACTGCGCACTTTCCTTACGTGGCCCCTGATGTTTCTCTCGCCCACTGATCTGGCAAAAGCTGGACTTTATTACCTGGGGACAGCTGACAAAGTTGCATGTTTCACCTGTGGTGGTCAGCTGAGTAACTGGGAACCAAAAGATAATGCCATGTCAGAGCATCGGAGACACTTTCCTAACTGCCCTTTTGTGGAAAACCTCACGCGAGACCAACCAAGCTTCAATGTTTCAAATGTGACCATGCAAACCCACGAAGCCCGTGTTAAAACGTTCATTAACTGGCCAACTCGGATTCCAGTTCAGCCTGAACAGCTTGCAGATGCTGGTTTTTATTACGTAG GCCGCAATGATGATGTCAAGTGTTTTTGCTGTGATGGTGGATTAAGGTGCTGGGAATCTGGAGATGATCCGTGGATTGAGCATGCAAAGTGGTTTCCAAG GTGTGAGTATCTGCTTCGTGTGAAAGGAGGAGAGTTTGTAAGTCAAGTTCAGGCCAGGTTTCCTCATCTTCTTGAACAG CTCCTGTCAACTTCTGATACACCTGTAGATGAAAACATGGATCCAA TTATTCATTTTGAACCTGGAGAGAGTCCTTCAGAAGATGCAATCATGATGAACACTCCCGTAGTTAAAGCTGCCTTGGAGATGGGATTCAGTAGGCGTCTAATAAAGCAAACAGTGCAAAGCAAGATCCTGGCCACTGAAGAAAACTACAAGACTGTTAATGATCTTGTGTCTGATCTGCTCACTGCTGAAGATgagaagagggaggaagagaaagagaggcaGTTTGAAGAAGTGGCATCAG ATGATTTGTCCTTAATCCGGAAGAATCGGATGGCTTTATTCCAGCGTTTAACATGTGTACTTCCAATCCTTGGGAGTTTACTTTCAGCTAAAGCGATAACAGAACTTGAGCATGATGTCATTAAGCAGAAGACTCAGACGCCATTGCAAGCAAGGGAACTGATCGATACAGTTCTAGTGAAAGGCAATGCAGCAGCCAGCATATTCAGAAACTGTCTAAAAGACTGTGACCCTGCACTTTACAGAGACTTATTTG TGGAGAAGAGCATGAAGTATGTTCCCACAGAAGATGTGTCAG gtttGCCTATGGAAGAACAACTAAGGAGATTGCAAGAAGAGAGAACATGTAAAGTTTGCATGGACAAAGAAGTTTCTATTGTCTTTATTCCGTGTGGTCACTTAGTGGTATGCAAAGAATGTGCACCATCCCTTCGAAAATGCCCTATTTGCAGGGGAACGATAAAGGGTACAGTTCGTACATTTCTTTCATAA